A stretch of DNA from Candidatus Kapaibacterium thiocyanatum:
GGCATCGCACCGAAGTACGATCGGTCGTCCATGCGTAACCAGTATACGCTCGGTGAGCAGGAGACACAACGCCTCCTGGGCGAAGGTGCCCATCACGTCATACGGCTCAAGGTTCCGCTTCAGGCGGACGTACGCTTTCACGACGAGATCCGCGGTGATGTCGTCGTCAACGGCCGTGAGATCGACGACCAGATCCTGCTCAAGAGCGATGGCTTCCCGACCTATCACCTGGCCAACGTCGTCGACGACCATCTGATGGAGATCACGCACGTCATCCGCGCGGAAGAGTGGCTGCCGTCGACACCGAAGCACGTCCTGCTCTACGAAGCCTTCGGATGGGAGGCTCCCGTCTTCGCGCACGTACCACTGCTCCTCAACCCCGACAGGTCGAAGATGAGCAAACGCCATGGCGACGTCATGGTACGCGACTTCGCTGCGAAGGGATACTTCCCGGATGCACTCGTCAACTTCGTGGCCCTCTGCGGCTGGAATCCCGGAAGCGACCGCGAGATCTTCTCGATGACCGAACTCGTCGAGGCCTTCTCGCTCGAACGCGTGAACAAGGCAGGCGCCGTCTTCGACTACAAGAAGCTCGAATGGATGAACGGCGAATACCTCAAGAGCAAGGACCCTGCGACGATGGTCCCCGGCATCATGCCGATGCTCGAAGAGGCAGGCTATACCTACGTCGATCCCGCCTACGTGGCGCGCGTCATCACCCTGCTGCGTGAGCGCATCACGTTCGTGAAGGACGTCGTCCAGTTCGCCGACTACCTGTTCTCGGACACCGTTACCATCGACGAAGAGTATCGCGCCAAGCACTGGAACGAAGGGACCGCTGCGATGATCGCCGATCTCTCCACGATATTCGACGCAGCTCCGTCGTTCGATCATGCCACGCTGCACGATCTCGCGTCGGCATATGCCAAGGAGCGCGGCCTCAAGATGGGTGCCCTGCTCCATCCGCTTCGTGCGGTCCTCACCGGCAAGAGCGTCGGTGCCGGACTGTTCGACACCATGGAACTCCTCGGCCGTGAACGTTCGCTCGCACGATTGAAGTCCAACGCATGAAGCATTCCCTCGTCATCACCTGCATCGTCGCCACGACCTGCGCGGCATGGCTCGGCGGTTGCGGCTCATCCCGGCCGACGACGACTGCACCATGCATCGGCGAATCCCTCAAGGAGCTGGTGATCCGCTGGGGCACGGAACATGATTCCATCTCGACCGTCGAAGGATACGAGCTTACGACCAAGGGTGAAGTGTTTCGGTTCGAGGGACCGAAATCGGCCGCGGACTCTCTTCCGCGCACGTATCTGGGCTTCGTTGATCAGGCGGCGTATTGCGAGGAAGCCGCAGCAACGAAGGATGCATTTCTCAAGACACAGGCATTGAACGTTCGGGGGATTCGCGGACGGTTCGTCGAATATGTGAATCCACGAACAGGCGTATATTTACGCGTGGTATGGAATCCCGATCTACAGACATTCCAAAGTCGGGACTTCCGTGCACAGTACGAGGCGCTCATGCAGCTCGTGCCCGCCAATTGACTCCGCATCCCATGAAGATTCTCATCGTCGACGACAACCTGGATTTCTGTTCCACCATCGCTGATGTCGTCCAATCACAAGGTTGGAATACGGAAATCCGCAACAGCCCCGAAAGCGCACTGTCCTTCCTCGAAGGCAACAGCCGTGACGTAGGCCTCATGCTGCTTGACATCGAATTCGGCAGCCAGTCCTCGATGACGGGTATCGACGTATTGGGACATTCCATCCGGCACTTTCCGTCCATTCCCGTCATCATGATTTCGGGCAAGGGAACGATCGAAACTGCCGTGAAGGCAACGAAGCTCGGTGCCCTCAACTTCATCGACAAGTCGTCCCTCAGCAACGATCGCCTCGTCGACGTACTGAAGAGTGCGATGGAACGCGTCCATAACGACCGTTCCAACGAGGAACTCCGGCGCATGATCGAAACGCAGGGCATCATCGGACGCAGCACGGCCATGATGGACGTCGCCGACAAGATCCTGCGCTATGGCCGCACCGATCTCAACGTTCTGATCACGGGTGAAACGGGCACCGGCAAGAAGCTCGTGGCCACGGCCCTGCACGGCGTGAGCAAGCGCTCGAAGTATCCCTTCATCACCGTCGACATTCCGAATATCCCCCGCGACCTGTTCCAGAGCGAACTGTTCGGCCATGTCAAGGGTGCCTTCTCCGGCGCCATGGAGAACAAGCGCGGCCTCTTCCATCAGGCTCACCGGGGTACGCTGTTCATGGACGAGATCGGCGACATGCCGCTCGAGCTGCAGGCCAATCTTCTTCTGCCTACGGAGCAGAAGGCCGTACGCCGCGTCGGCTCCGTCGAAACCGAAGAAGTGGATCTCCGTTTCGTTTCGGCTACGGACCGCGACCTCGTATCGGCGATGCAGGACGGCCGTTTCCGCGAACAGCTCTACCATCGACTGCGGGAATGCGAGATCTACATCCCCTCGCTGCGTGAACGACGCGAGGACATCCCGCTGATCGTCGACTTCTACATCGCGAAGCACAATCGTGAAATGGGCGATGCGAAGACCGTCGCACCTGCTGCGCTCGAATACCTGCAACAGTACGAATGGCCCGGCAACGTCCGCGAACTCGCCAGCGTCCTGCGCGTGGCCCTGCAGACGATCGCCACGGATCAGCTCGAAGTGACGGACCTGCACCGCATCATCCGCCGTTCGGCGAATGCGGCGCCTGCATCCCACGCCGTTGCAGCACACACGGCCGCACCGCAGAATCATACGACGCACCATCAGTCCTCGCCACAACAACCTGCGAACGGCGATACGCTGCTGTCCGCGGACCGTTCACTCAAGGACGATCTGGCGATGGTGGACAAGATGAAGATCGAGAAGACGCTGGAACGTACGAACGGTAACGTCAGCAAGGCGGCGGCCATTCTCGGCGTCAGCCGCGAAACGCTCCACAACAAGATCCGCAAGTACGGTATCGATATCCAGGCCTTCAGGGTCCGCGGCTAGGCTCAGCCGTTCAGCGAGCGGACCAGCAACCGCAGCCTTCCTATCAGTTCGACGTTGTGCACCCTGATCATGTAGACGGGAACGGCAGCCAGCAATGCATGCATGAGGGCCGTGGCCTCGTCCCGTTCCCTGGGCTCGGTGATTCCCGTGATGGCGCCGAGGAATCGTTTACGTGAAATGCCCAGCACCTGCCCGTCACCGAGATCGTTGAAACGCTGCAGGTTCCGCAGCAGGGACAGGTTGTGTTCGAGTGTCTTGCCGAATCCGATTCCGACATCGACATAGACCGTACCGATTCCCGCATTCCGTGCGGCTTCCACCCGCTCCCGAAGAAATTCGTGAACTTCGGCGACGACGTCCGCATACATCGGTGAATCCTGCATCGTGCCGGGTGTACCCTGCATATGCATGACGACGAACGGTACGTCGTGACGGGTGACAATGGCGAACATGGCCGGGTCATGACGGCCCGCCGTGACATCGTTCACCATCGTCGCTCCGGACTCCAGTGCGGCTTCCGCTACGATGGCCTTTCTGGTATCGATCGAGATCGGGATCCCTGCGTGGATGCGGCGTATACCCTCGATGACGGGAATGACGCGATGCATCTCTTCATCAACGGGAACGATCCCTTCGGCCCCCGGCCGTGTACTTTCACCACCGATGTCGAGCTGATCGGCCCCTTGATCGATCAGGCGCAGCGCATGGTCGATGGCCTGCGCGGGTGAGATGAACTGCCCACCATCGGAAAACGAATCCGGTGTGACGTTCACCACACCCATGATGCGGGGAAAGTTCATGCCTGCGTCCTTAGTCGACGAGGGGATCGGAGATGCCCAGCAGCAACGCGTCCAGTGCGGCACGCGTCGACGCAAGCGGCGGGACGAGCGGCAGGCGGTAGTCGGGACCGATATACCCGAGCCTGTGCATGATGTACTTGACAGGCACCGGATTGGATTCGATGAAGTTGGCCTTGTAATACGGCATCAACTGACGCTGACGCTTGCCGGCAGTAGCGACGTCGCCCTTCAGGGCTGCACCTACCAGGTCCGCGTACGTGACCGGGAGGTAGTTGGAGATCACGGCGATCACACCTGTGCCACCGCATGCGATCGTCGGCAGAGCCAGGACATCGTCCCCTGCCAGCACGCTGAAATGTG
This window harbors:
- a CDS encoding glutamate--tRNA ligase, which gives rise to MQASTNKPPRVRFAPSPTGFLHIGSLRTALYNFLFAKHNGGSCILRIEDTDRTRLVEGAMEEQIGSLAWAGVIFDEGPHVGGNFGPYVQSERFPLYREYGMKLVETGHAYYAFDTSEELDAMRVRQQAAGIAPKYDRSSMRNQYTLGEQETQRLLGEGAHHVIRLKVPLQADVRFHDEIRGDVVVNGREIDDQILLKSDGFPTYHLANVVDDHLMEITHVIRAEEWLPSTPKHVLLYEAFGWEAPVFAHVPLLLNPDRSKMSKRHGDVMVRDFAAKGYFPDALVNFVALCGWNPGSDREIFSMTELVEAFSLERVNKAGAVFDYKKLEWMNGEYLKSKDPATMVPGIMPMLEEAGYTYVDPAYVARVITLLRERITFVKDVVQFADYLFSDTVTIDEEYRAKHWNEGTAAMIADLSTIFDAAPSFDHATLHDLASAYAKERGLKMGALLHPLRAVLTGKSVGAGLFDTMELLGRERSLARLKSNA
- a CDS encoding dihydropteroate synthase, giving the protein MNFPRIMGVVNVTPDSFSDGGQFISPAQAIDHALRLIDQGADQLDIGGESTRPGAEGIVPVDEEMHRVIPVIEGIRRIHAGIPISIDTRKAIVAEAALESGATMVNDVTAGRHDPAMFAIVTRHDVPFVVMHMQGTPGTMQDSPMYADVVAEVHEFLRERVEAARNAGIGTVYVDVGIGFGKTLEHNLSLLRNLQRFNDLGDGQVLGISRKRFLGAITGITEPRERDEATALMHALLAAVPVYMIRVHNVELIGRLRLLVRSLNG